The Miscanthus floridulus cultivar M001 chromosome 7, ASM1932011v1, whole genome shotgun sequence genome includes a region encoding these proteins:
- the LOC136468047 gene encoding protein HEAT INTOLERANT 4-like isoform X1, with the protein MPRKRNLEDLWWSVFPIGTEWESIDMIKEFNWNFENLEKTLEEGGELYGKTVYLFGSTEPQLSDVNGELKIILVPVVVAVDCPFPPSDKIGINLVQTGEEEIVPMKKMKMAWVPYVPLEDWFGRIERLKTKIFTLCCTQRRSALKHMRTERANKFNYCTPYYMPLNPPEDEDGTVVSVIYPLEPPIICDFDLECDSYEDLADKIVKAEGLPEDEREKIEKFLKEKVKQGKIKLKQAEEARKKALEDMDPKQREAFENIKFYKFYPVKTPDTPDVNVKSRYINKYYLKAHYLT; encoded by the exons ATGCCCCGGAAGAGGAATCTG GAGGATCTGTGGTGGTCTGTTTTTCCTATTGGGACTGAG TGGGAAAGCATTGATATGATAAAGGAATTCAACTGGAACTTCGAAAATTTAGAG AAAACACTAGAGGAAGGGGGTGAACTATATGGGAAGACGGTTTACTTGTTTGGAAGCACCGAGC CACAACTATCGGATGTTAATGGTGAATTGAAGATCATACTTGTTCCTGTTGTAGTTGCT GTTGACTGTCCTTTTCCTCCATCAGATAAGATTGGCATAAATTTGGTTCAAACGGGAGAAGAAGAAATAGTACCAATGAAAAAGATGAAGATGGCATGGGTGCCTTATGTTCCTCTTGAGGACTG GTTTGGCAGGATTGAACGTTTGAAAACAAAAATCTTCACTCTCTGTTGCACCCAGCGGAG GTCTGCGCTGAAGCATATGAGAACTGAGAGAGCCAACAAGTTCAACTACTGCACGCCCT ATTACATGCCACTAAATCCTCCTGAAGATGAAGATGGCACAGTTGTCAGCGTCATATATCCTCTAGAACCCCCG ATAATTTGTGATTTTGACTTGGAATGTGATTCTTACGAG GATTTAGCTGATAAGATAGTCAAAGCTGAGGGGTTGCCAGAGGATGAGAGGGAAAAAATTGAG AAATTTCTAAAGGAGAAGGTTAAACAAGGGAAAATAAAACTGAAACAG GCTGAAGAAGCCAGGAAGAAAGCTCTTGAAGATATGGACCCTAAGCAAAGAGAGGCATTTGAAAACATCAAATTTTACAAATTCTATCCTGTGAAAACCCCGGATACACCTGATGTTAATGTGAAG TCGAGGTACATCAACAAATATTATCTCAAGGCACATTATCTGACGTAA
- the LOC136468047 gene encoding protein HEAT INTOLERANT 4-like isoform X2 — MIKEFNWNFENLEKTLEEGGELYGKTVYLFGSTEPQLSDVNGELKIILVPVVVAVDCPFPPSDKIGINLVQTGEEEIVPMKKMKMAWVPYVPLEDWFGRIERLKTKIFTLCCTQRRSALKHMRTERANKFNYCTPYYMPLNPPEDEDGTVVSVIYPLEPPIICDFDLECDSYEDLADKIVKAEGLPEDEREKIEKFLKEKVKQGKIKLKQAEEARKKALEDMDPKQREAFENIKFYKFYPVKTPDTPDVNVKSRYINKYYLKAHYLT, encoded by the exons ATGATAAAGGAATTCAACTGGAACTTCGAAAATTTAGAG AAAACACTAGAGGAAGGGGGTGAACTATATGGGAAGACGGTTTACTTGTTTGGAAGCACCGAGC CACAACTATCGGATGTTAATGGTGAATTGAAGATCATACTTGTTCCTGTTGTAGTTGCT GTTGACTGTCCTTTTCCTCCATCAGATAAGATTGGCATAAATTTGGTTCAAACGGGAGAAGAAGAAATAGTACCAATGAAAAAGATGAAGATGGCATGGGTGCCTTATGTTCCTCTTGAGGACTG GTTTGGCAGGATTGAACGTTTGAAAACAAAAATCTTCACTCTCTGTTGCACCCAGCGGAG GTCTGCGCTGAAGCATATGAGAACTGAGAGAGCCAACAAGTTCAACTACTGCACGCCCT ATTACATGCCACTAAATCCTCCTGAAGATGAAGATGGCACAGTTGTCAGCGTCATATATCCTCTAGAACCCCCG ATAATTTGTGATTTTGACTTGGAATGTGATTCTTACGAG GATTTAGCTGATAAGATAGTCAAAGCTGAGGGGTTGCCAGAGGATGAGAGGGAAAAAATTGAG AAATTTCTAAAGGAGAAGGTTAAACAAGGGAAAATAAAACTGAAACAG GCTGAAGAAGCCAGGAAGAAAGCTCTTGAAGATATGGACCCTAAGCAAAGAGAGGCATTTGAAAACATCAAATTTTACAAATTCTATCCTGTGAAAACCCCGGATACACCTGATGTTAATGTGAAG TCGAGGTACATCAACAAATATTATCTCAAGGCACATTATCTGACGTAA